In a genomic window of Sutcliffiella sp. FSL R7-0096:
- a CDS encoding sugar ABC transporter substrate-binding protein, which yields MKGIGRIWLVGLMALMLVVSSACSNESGGSNNDNNKDEESVTLTIGSWRTEDGPNYKKVIEAFNEKHPEIKVEFKPSKNTEYNTILNTSLQAGEGPDIIHLRPYAPGLELAKAGYIEPIDGLNGLDTFPDETLQASRGEDGTQYGVPLNLSTTQVFYNKAIFKEHGLEEPKTWDEFMAINEKLKEEGVTPLAFGTKEGWLLSLAHGIFGPAHWGGNEFVEKISKGETDFTSPEFVKSIEVMEELKEYFPNNSEGLGMEDIRTLFFTGQAAMFPLGSWEIEVLREMNPDLELGFFPMPSAVGKEPTLTTWVDGSFGINANSKHKEEAKKFLEFLTTEEFGELFTTNFKMISAIPGVQSDNELVNDLSAAVSDYSTPYMMLVYFAGGNPSSKVTIETELQGMYIGEQDVDGVVKTLQENTEAWFEPFQ from the coding sequence GTGAAGGGTATAGGGAGAATTTGGTTAGTTGGCTTAATGGCACTAATGCTAGTTGTTTCATCAGCATGCTCCAACGAATCTGGAGGATCAAACAACGACAACAACAAGGACGAAGAAAGTGTCACATTGACCATCGGAAGCTGGAGAACAGAGGATGGACCAAACTATAAAAAAGTAATTGAGGCATTCAACGAAAAGCACCCAGAAATTAAAGTAGAATTCAAACCGTCCAAAAATACAGAGTATAACACGATTCTAAACACTTCCCTGCAAGCAGGAGAAGGTCCGGACATCATTCACCTTCGTCCATATGCGCCAGGACTTGAATTGGCAAAAGCAGGTTATATTGAGCCGATTGATGGCTTGAATGGATTGGATACATTCCCGGATGAAACCTTGCAGGCTTCAAGAGGCGAAGACGGCACGCAATATGGTGTTCCTTTGAACTTAAGTACAACACAAGTTTTTTACAATAAAGCTATTTTCAAAGAGCATGGTCTAGAAGAACCGAAAACTTGGGATGAGTTCATGGCAATCAATGAAAAGCTGAAAGAAGAAGGAGTTACACCTCTAGCATTCGGAACAAAAGAGGGCTGGTTATTATCTCTGGCTCACGGTATTTTCGGTCCAGCACACTGGGGTGGAAATGAATTTGTAGAGAAGATCTCTAAAGGGGAAACTGATTTCACAAGCCCTGAGTTCGTGAAATCCATTGAAGTAATGGAAGAATTGAAAGAATACTTCCCTAACAACTCAGAAGGTCTTGGCATGGAAGATATCCGTACACTATTCTTCACAGGTCAGGCGGCAATGTTCCCTCTAGGAAGCTGGGAAATTGAAGTATTACGTGAAATGAACCCTGATTTGGAGCTTGGTTTCTTCCCAATGCCTTCAGCAGTTGGCAAAGAGCCTACCCTTACAACATGGGTGGATGGATCATTCGGTATCAATGCTAACTCCAAGCATAAAGAAGAAGCGAAGAAATTCTTGGAATTCTTAACTACAGAAGAGTTTGGTGAACTATTCACAACGAACTTCAAGATGATCAGTGCCATCCCAGGCGTCCAATCTGATAACGAATTGGTAAACGACCTTAGCGCGGCGGTAAGTGACTACTCTACACCATACATGATGCTTGTCTACTTTGCTGGTGGTAACCCATCCTCCAAAGTGACCATCGAAACAGAACTACAAGGAATGTATATCGGTGAGCAAGATGTAGACGGAGTCGTAAAAACGTTGCAAGAAAACACAGAGGCTTGGTTTGAGCCATTTCAATAA
- a CDS encoding serine hydrolase domain-containing protein, whose product MYKKYIDSLIENKELPGAVLYVSRKKQPLCHKAVGSFIGTDEQQYLVTENTLFDVASLTKVIATLPASLLLLSKEDLHLEHPVQHYLPEFNHAAVTVGDLLSHRSGLPPDLPFVARDGQRDVMAVIYQTELQQAPGKKVAYSDLGMILLGKVIEKIAGQPLDVFTNEQIFSPWGLHNTGFNLPVNLKALSASTEKVGARFVQGEVHDEKAFHLGGVSGSAGLFSTAEDVARFAAHFLYPEEQDVIPPELMRMATRHKQSNRGLGFEVWNGEGDPLSCGQNWSIGSFGHTGFTGTSVWVDPQEELIVAFLTNAVHYGRSTNIRTIRKTLHTMIYSSI is encoded by the coding sequence ATGTATAAAAAATATATCGATAGTTTGATAGAAAACAAAGAGCTGCCTGGAGCAGTCCTATATGTGAGCAGAAAAAAACAACCTCTATGCCATAAAGCTGTCGGTAGCTTTATAGGGACCGATGAGCAGCAATATCTCGTAACGGAAAATACTTTATTTGATGTTGCCTCCCTGACCAAAGTGATCGCAACTTTGCCTGCAAGTCTATTGTTGTTGAGTAAAGAAGACTTGCACCTTGAACATCCCGTGCAACACTATCTGCCGGAATTCAATCATGCAGCAGTGACGGTTGGGGATCTTCTGTCACACCGCTCAGGCCTGCCACCGGATCTTCCGTTTGTAGCAAGGGACGGGCAAAGGGATGTGATGGCTGTCATCTATCAAACGGAGCTTCAGCAAGCTCCAGGAAAGAAGGTTGCTTATAGTGACCTGGGGATGATCTTATTAGGGAAAGTCATTGAGAAAATCGCAGGCCAGCCACTCGATGTATTTACGAACGAGCAAATTTTCTCACCATGGGGATTACATAATACAGGCTTTAATCTTCCGGTAAATCTGAAAGCGCTCTCTGCTTCTACTGAAAAGGTCGGGGCTCGTTTCGTTCAAGGGGAAGTTCATGATGAAAAAGCCTTCCACCTGGGAGGGGTGAGTGGTAGTGCGGGGTTATTTTCTACGGCAGAAGATGTCGCTAGGTTTGCTGCACACTTTCTGTATCCGGAGGAGCAGGATGTCATTCCACCAGAACTGATGCGAATGGCAACGAGGCATAAACAATCGAACCGGGGACTTGGTTTTGAAGTGTGGAACGGGGAAGGGGACCCGCTGTCATGTGGGCAAAACTGGTCCATAGGTTCATTCGGCCATACAGGTTTCACCGGGACCAGTGTCTGGGTCGACCCGCAGGAAGAACTGATTGTGGCATTCCTGACCAATGCGGTCCACTATGGAAGGTCGACCAACATAAGAACCATCAGAAAAACATTACACACGATGATATACTCCTCCATCTAA